Genomic window (Paenibacillus sp. 37):
TATCTCGAATTGTATTAAATTGGGTGACCAGATCTTCACGTCTGCTGCCAGCAAAATCGCCTGATCCACGCGCACTGCAGAAGGTGCAACCACCTTTGGCGATGGAACCGTCGCGGTTGGGACAGGTGAATCCAGCATCCAGCATCACTTTGAAAACCTTATTGTTAAACTGATCACGCATCTCATAATTCCAGGTATGGAATCGTTTATCTCCCCACAACATAGGGGACTGTAATGCAGGTGCATTCATCTTCAGGGTACTCCTTTGGCTGTCGAATTACAGTAATCATACGTGAACAAAAGAAGAAGCGCTATGCGATTTCCGTCATAGACGATGGATAGCGATTATAGGGGTCTTCATGAACTTTAGTATTTTGCATTATTCGATTTGAATCGCTCACGGGTACAAGATATGGACAGGAAAAATCATCCTGATCCATATCTTGCTGATTGGAAGACGCTTATGGGATTTATGCAAAATGCTCACTTTATCATTGTATCAAAAAACTAAAAAAAAAGGGAATCGAAACGCAAAAATAGGCCGTAAAATCAAGGGTTTCTCCTTGCTATAGTTTACACCTTGTGTTATATTTAAATCAGCGTCAGACACCATCTAGTGGGTATTATTCATCATAGCATTTGAATCAAGATTGACGTCATGGACCATACTATACCGTGAGGTGATATGAATGAATTCCCAAGTTAAAAACAATGAATTGAATCGTGTGTCTGTTGAATTGACGGCAGAAGAAGCACTGGCTTTAACAGGTGTTCGTTTTAATGGAAATCCGAAAGTGAAAGCGGCTGCAAGACAAAAAGTTCGCGATGCTTTCGAAAAGACATTTGATTTTTCACACCAAGATAAGGTAGACTATGAACTACTAAAGTAGTTGGACCCCAATTCCAAATAAATCGAAGAGGGAATCTTTGAGATTTGCCCAAAGTGGCAGATCCGAAGATTCCCTTTTCATTGCTCTTTACAATTTGCCAGTTCTTCGGCAAAATAAGTCTGAGACAAGTATGGGACAAACGGAGGAATAAAATGCGTTTACGTGGCAGAAAAGGGATAAGAGAAAATCTGGAGCAACAAGTTGATCTTGTTGTACTGGACCCCAAGCAACATAAAGGAAAATGGTCTGAACTGTTTGGCAATGAGCATCCGATCTTCGTGGAATTTGGTATGGGTAAAGGTCAATTTATCAGCCAAATGAGTTATAAATATCCGGAATTTAATTTCATCGGTATTGATATGTATGATGAACTGGTGCGTCGTGCCAGTGAGAAAGCTCGTAATGCGTGGAGTCAGGCTGATGTGGAGACACCCCCTAACCTGAAGCTTGCGCTGGCAAATATTGAACAGATCGAGGAAGTTTTTGAGCCGGAAGAACTGGAGCGCATTTATTTGAACTTCAGTGATCCTTGGCCAAAAGCAAAGCATGCACGTCGCCGGTTGACGCATCCGCGCTTCCTGAAGAAATATACGGAATTGCTTAATCCAAAAGGTCAGATTCATTTCAAAACCGATTCGGAGACGCTGTTTGATTTCTCACTCAACGCCATTGCCGATTTCGGCCTGCAAATGACCAATATTTCTTTGAATCTGCATCGCGATGGACTAAACGAAGAACATGTGATGACCGAGTACGAGCAGAAATTCATGGGCAAAGGTATGAACATTCACCGGGTTGAAGTGATTGTTGGTGAAGAGGCCCTGCGTGAGTATCAGCAGACACGTCTGGACAAGTATAAAGTTCGTGAAGCTTCGGATGAGTCCGGCGAAGATCAGGAACAGGAATAAATCGAAATCTAACTTAAACTTATCAAAGAAGAGCGACACATGAGGTGAATGATTCATTCTCATAGGTCGCTCTTTTTTTGCATTAACAACAATGTGCAATGCTCCATAAACTCAAGCCTGGTATGATTTCAAAAGTTCTCTGAATGAAACTCTTTGCGACGATAATCGTTTGGTGTAACACCATTGAACTTTTTGAACATGCGATAGAAGTATGAACTGTTGGTGAATCCAGTTCTCTCGGCAATGTCGGCAACGGAGTTCTCCGTTTCCACCAGCAGATGCTGGGCCTTGGCTATGCGGGTTTCGTTAATCACGTCCGTGAGCCCTTTCAGGGTGAGCTGTTTGTAGAGCCTGCTTACATAGATGGGCGACATGTTAAGCTCATCTGCGATAGAAGTTAGACATAGATTGGGGTCCGCATAGTCCCGCTCAATAATGCCATTGATTTTACGAATCAACTCTTCGTGCTTCAGTGTACGTTTCTCCTCGACTTTGGAACCAAGCTCATCAAACATCCGATAGAAGTGTTCATGTACTTCACTGATGTCTTCAGCGTCTTTGACAGGCAGCATTAGACCATCCGAGACTGAATCAAGCGTGAGTTGATTATTCTTCTTGAGGGTATTTCGTACATGGTTCAGTGTCATCGTCAGATGGGATAAGGCTAGCTGGAAGACGGTAAATGGATATGCGGCTGTTTCGCCGACGATATCTGCATAGACTTGTTTGGCTTCTCGCGTCTTGCCTGTCATTAGATGGTCGACAAGCTGTCTTTCCTTACCTGCTGGGAAGGCGTACTCCTTGGCGTGATAAGCCATGATGTCAGAGGTATAGATCAGACAGCCCGGTCCCATGAACAAACGATGCAGTGAGGCTTCGGCTGATCTGGTGTAGGATGCAATACTGTCTTCCAATGAATCTTCTTCCGTGCCGATCGTACAGGAGATAGAGCATTTCAAATGGGTCATTACAGCAGCCTGCATCATGCGCAGCAGCTCCTCGATCGGATGATGAGCAGGTTGCCCAAGTTCATGGTTTTCCGCTTTTTCATTGAAGATGAGTGTGATCAGATCACCGCCCATGTCCACAGCTTCCGCATTGTAGTGGAGATCGGCTGTCTCAGTGCATATGTTCATCATGGCGTATTTTACAAGCTGGGTCTCATCACGATACGTTTCGCAGAATTCGGTAAAATGGTCAATACGGAGCAATACCAGCCTGGATGTACGCTGAACATCAATGGAGGAACCGTAGAACTTCATCCGTTCTTCCAGCATACCACCAGTTACTGTTTCGCGGCCCTGTAGGGCCCCTCGTAGAAAATCCTGCCGTAACAAATGAAGACTGCCACGTCGCTCTGCTTCCATCACACGTAAACGAACAAGCACCTTGTCAATAGGGTGATATAGTTTTCGGGAAACAAGGTAAGAGAGCAGTAAGCCTGCGAAGAGAAGTCCAACACAAAACAGAACGGTATGTGTGCGCATACTCCGTATATCTGAGGTAATCAGATCATAAGGTGTTATTCTCACATAACGCCAACCCAGGTCATCGGGAGCGGTATAGGTGATGAGAGATTTTTCTCCGTCGACCTTCTCGGTAAAGTAAGCTGACTGCTCCGTATCCTGCATAATTGGCTTCATAAAAGCTTCGCTGGAAAGATTTTTCATCAATGCACGGTCGCCAAAGTCAGATAAAAGGTCTCCATTCTCATTTACAATAAAGGTTTTGCCTGGTTGATCCACAGCATTCATATTCGGACTGAGCCAATCATCCTTGATATTAACGATGACAGCATAGTTTAGCTTTGCGTTATCATTAATCGTGTCATAACAGAGATAGGTGTAGCTGTTAACCTCTGTTGCTTCGGTAGAGCCGACCTGATATGTACGCGGGATGGGCACAAAAGGTTTATAGTCATGGAAGCGTTGGAGGATGCTTGTAATCCCCTGATCATCGATCTCCGAGATGGACTGCTGCCCATTGCGCACGTTGGAACTGATATAGAATTCATTACTTTTGGAGTTATATACATAGATGGATTCGATAAAGGGAAGGGACATACGGTAGTTGTCTAGCTGCTCCATCGCCGATGTGATCTCATAGATATTTGGTTTGGAATAAAGCAGTAATGAAGAGATGGTGTAGTCCTGATAGATCTGATATGACAATGATTTTGCAGTCTCGGTCATTTTCGCCACTTCACGGCTGGTTTGAGTAAGACTGTTCATATCTGTACGATACACCTGACGAAGAGCAATCCGATTATAGTTGACGTACAAAATAGTAGAAGCCACAAGTAAGGTAGCGACGGTACTGATAATAATGCCGATCAGAATCCGTGTGAAGACCTTCTGACTGTCCTCTGAACGTTTACGCATTCATCTTCCCCCTCGAACCACCTGTTTTGGGTGAACAACATAGAATTTCATATACATAAGTGGGGCTTCATACATGGATGAGCAGAAGAGCAAGAGTAACTTGAATTATATATTATGTATGCGTTTACATCAATGCTGGACAGGCCATTTTGCCTGTTTTCTCTACATAAAGTTCAACTTTCGCTGGATTGTTCACTAGGTGTAGCCTATGCACGATATCAACATTTGTGAACGGATGTGTGTGGATGTCTGTTCATTTCATGGTTCGTTCATTTTGTTCATAGTTCATTTCGCAGAATCGTTCATTTTCTGAAGGGAAGCTTCAGTATCCGTGAGTGAAGAGAGCATCTACAATAAAAAGAGAGCTCCACCACGCAGCACCGCAAGAAATTCGGGAGGGATCGAGCCATGCTCAAAGAATTGAACAAAAACAAAATCATGTTTCTGATGCTGTTGCCCACGCTGATCTTTTTTCTGATTAACTCGTATTTTCCGATGGTCGGCATCTATTATGCGTTCACCCGGTATGATTTTGAAGGCGGATTATTTGGTAGTCCATTTGTCGGTCTGGAGAACTTTAAGTTCCTGTGGCAATCCGGAATGCTGCTGAAGCTCACAACCAACACTGTGGGTTACAATCTCGCCTTCATTATATTAGGAAACGGTCTGGCGATCTTCTGTGCGATCATGCTTAGCGAAATCCGGGGCAGGTTATTCAAAAAAATCACGCAATCCGTCATGTTCTTGCCGTATTTCATCTCATTTGTACTATTGAGTGTAATCGCTTACAACATGTTTAACTACGAGTCGGGTTTTGTGAACACGGTGCTCAAACGTTTTGAGGCCGGTCCAGTCGACATTTATAACACACCCTGGATCTGGGTGTTCCTGATCATCATCTTTTATCTGTGGAAAAATCTTGGATACAGCATGGTCATCTATCTGGCCGCCATAACGGGGATCAGTGACGAGTATTATGAAGCTGCCCGAATCGACGGGGCCAATATTTTTCAGCGGATCTGGTACATTACGGTACCGATGTTGAAGCCAACCTTTGTCATCCTATTGTTGTTCTCGCTCGGCAGCATCATGAAGGGACAGTTTGACCTGTTCTATCAACTGATTGGCAACAACGGGGTGCTATACAACGCTACAGATATTATTGATACGTATGTGTATCGTTCTCTGAAAGTAACGTTTGATATCGGGATGGCAACGGCTGCTGGTCTCTATCAGTCCTTATTTGGATTCATTTTGATCATGACCGTCAACTATATTATCCGCAAAGTAAATGAGGACTACGCCTTGTTCTAGAACGCCCGCAGGGCAGGAGGGAGAACGATCATGAACACGCCAATGAATACTCACACGCGTACGAATACTCGTCTCAGAGATTCGGAATTCACTTTCATGTTTCAACTGATTTCCTACAGCTTCATCATCATTTTATCCATCATGTGCTTGCTACCGTTTCTGCTGATCCTATCCGGTTCATTCAGCAGCAACGAGTCCATTGTGAGGGATGGTTATCACCTCTTTCCAACGGACTTTTCCCTGGAAGGTTACAAAATGGTGTTCAAATTCCCGACTCAGGTACTCAAAGCTTATGGGGTAACGGTCTTTACAACGGTGGTGGGGACTACGCTAGGGCTGTTTCTCATCACGATGGCCGGATTTGTGCTCCAGCGTAAGGACTTTAAATATCGGAATACGTTCTCGTTTTTTATCTACTTCACAACCCTGTTCGGTGGGGGACTTGTGCCTTGGTACATTATGCTGGCGAACTACTTCAATCTCACAGATACGTACACCGTACTTATTTTCCCGGGGTTGATGACGCCATTCCTCATTATCCTGATGAAAAACTTCATTCGCTCGGCAGTGCCGGATGAATTGATTGAGTCCGCCAAAATTGATGGAGCGAATGACTTCCGCATCTATTTCAGCATTGTGTTGAAACTGGCGATGCCTGGTATCGCCACCGTAGGTCTGTTCCTGGCATTGGGTTACTGGAATGACTGGTTTACCTCATCCCTCTTCATTAACAACCCGGATATGTACCAACTGCAATTTTATCTCTACAACACGATGAACACGATTACATTCATTGACCAGATGGCGATTGGCACAGGGATCACACTCAGTCAGGATGTGCCTACGGAATCAACCAAGATGGCAATGGCTATCGTTGTAACGGGACCGATTTTGTTCCTGTATCCGTTTGTACAACGTTATTTTGTCAAAGGACTCACCATTGGTGCAGTGAAAGGTTAGAACGTGAACACGCTGTGGGTGTCAGGCTGCTGGCATCATTTCCGGTCTGAAACATGGCGAGTCTGCGCTAACATATAAAGGTTCACCACAAAAAGGGAGGATGCGTATGCGTAACAAAACAATTCGGCACCTGTCTCTGGTACTTGCCCTGATGTTGTTCGCCGGGGTACTTGCCGCATGTAATAACGGTTCGGGGGGATCGACGCAAGGAAGCGAGCAGGGAGGAACATCCGGGAACAAAGGCGAGAAAGTCACGCTTCAATTTTACATGCTTGGGGATGCTCCGAAAGATCTGCCTGTTATTGAATCCGAGATCAATAAGCTGGCGGAGGCTGATCTGAACGTCAATGTGAAATTCAACTACACCTCATGGACCGACTGGGATCAAAAATATAAACTGCTGCTGTCTTCGGGACAGCCGATCGATCTGATCTTCACAGCGGATTGGACATTCTACCAGTCCTATGCCAAGAAGGGTGCGTTCCTGCCACTGGACGAAATGTTGCCTACAGCAGCGCCAGCACTGAAAGCTCATGTCCCTGATGACATGTGGAATGCTGTCAAAATCAATGACAAAATCTATACTGTTCCATCCACTTGGATTGAGTATGTAACCGAGGGGATTGCGTACCGTGAGGACTTGCGCGAGAAGTACAATCTTCCAAAACCGGAATCATTGGAGACGCTTGAAGCGTATCTGGAGGGCATCAAAGCCAACGAACCCAATATGATTCCTATTGCGGATAGCAATGCCAACCATACCCATGGTATTCGTCAATTGACATCCAAGCTGGTTAATACAGCAGGTCAACTTCCATATGGACTGGATATTATGTATGACACACCATCAACCGTGACGTCCTACTGGGGATCCGCGCAACACCTGGAAGACCTGAAAACATACAAACGTTGGATGGATAAAGGATTTTTCCCGAAAAACGTACTGAATGTAAAAGATACATCCAACTCGTTGTTGCAAAATGGAAAAGCGGCTGTTGTTCTGTCTGGGGAAAACCCTAACAAATTTAATGCAGATGTAATCAAGGTGCAGTCTACGCATCCAGATTGGAAACTGGCTTATTTCCCTTACCCGAATGCAAAAGGGTTTGCACAACCGGTTCACCCGATCCACAATGGTTTTGCGATTCCGCGTAGCAGTAAAAACCCGGAAAAAGCATTGGCATTTTATGAGAAACTGGTGACAGATAAACGATATAACTGGTTGACTGAATACGGCGTTGAAGGCAAAAACTTCGAGGTAGATAATGGATACTACAAAATGGTCGGAGATGCACAAACAAACGGCTTCCCGCGTGAGGGCATGAATGGGTGGGCTTGGCGTAATCCGGAATTCATGCTCTATGATAAAACCTTTGATGACGTGCTGACCATGTTTGAAGATCTCGACAAAATCAAAAAGCCGGATATCTTTACAGGATTTGCTGAAGACTGGACTCCGTACCAAGCCGAGAAGGCTGCATTGGAACAAGTGGAAAAACAATATTTGTATCCGCTTAATGTAGGTTTGGTGGCAGACGTAGAGGCTGGATTGAACACATTTATGGAGAAGGCGAAGCAAGCAGGATTGGAAAAAATTCAGGCAGAATACACCAAGCAGTGGCAGGAGTACTTGGAGTCAACAGGCATTCAATAATTTGTAATTTTCTTCATAAAGAAAAGGTGCCTTCAAATCCGAAGGCACCTTTTCAATGTGGTTGCAGGCTTGTTTGAAGCCGTTGGTTAGAGGCATGATTGGATAAAGATTACGGGAAGCAGCACTTTATTTGGATAAATTCATAAACGGGCCTCTTCTGCGGATGAAGGACGAACGTCCTCCAGCAGATCGATAATACTTTGAGCGCTCTGCATCGGATGAACCTTGGCGATTTCGGCCAGATGACGTTTGCGTTTACGTACAACATCCGGGTAGTGATGCAACAGCTTGTTCATCCATTTGACCACTACGTCATGCGAAGTTATGGGTTCTCCCAATCCTCTTGCCGTAAAATAATGGACGTTTTCTTCTTCCTGACCAGGTATAGGGTTGTGGAACAACATTGGAATTCCTTTGGCTAAGCCTTCACTGCATGTCATTCCCCCAGGTTTGGTGATCAGCAGGTCGGATACTTCCATCAATTTGTCCACTTCGTTAGTGTACCCCATAATATGAATGTTTTCTTTGCGATACATGGGGTTCTGTTCCATGCTGATCCGTGCTTTATCATTGCGACCCAGACAAAAAATGATCTGAATATCTTCATGCCAGCGTGTCAGCAGCGGGTGGACCAGCTTGTCACTGAGCATTCCCCAGCCGCCACCCATCACCAGTACAGTAGGCATGTTCTTGAGGTTAAATCTGTTTCGAATCTCTTCTCGCCCGGGATGCTCCCAGAAATTTGGATGTACCGGAATGCCCGTGACTCGAATGTTGTCTGTAGGTACGCCGCGTAGCATTAGTTTGGACTTAACCTCATCTGAAGAAACCAGATAAAGATCTACTTCACGGTTAATCCACGTCCCATGTGCATCATAGTCGGTGATGACTGTGCATAGGGGAACCTGTACACCCAGACGCTTCAGTCTGGATATGACAGCACTTGGAATCGGATGTGTACAGACGATTGCATCGGGACGTAACTGGCGCACAACGCTGCGTGTATGTGTATAGAACAGTTTATGCAGCGCCAGTGTTGTCAGCCTGTTTAATGATTTTTTATATTGGTGTCTGTATACGTATCCGACAAGTTTGGGTTGGTTGGTAACCGTTTTTTTGTATGCTGTTATAATCAGAGGTGCAACCTTGGGATTTAAGAAACTTCCCAGTTCAAGCACTTTTGTCTGCACGTCTGGCGAAAGCTTTCGCAAATTGCTGGACAGTGCATAGGCGGCTTGAGTATGACCCGTACCAAAGCCTTCAGATAATAGTAATACTCTTTTTTTCTCCACGCTTGCTTCACCTGTTCCTGCTAGGTTTTTCTGAGTCTAACATATCGGCTTTAAGACCAGAATGCAACTGTTGCAAGTGCGACTAAAGTACCTATTGTGGCACCTGCCAGAACATCGGAAGGATAGTGTAATCCCAGATAAATTCGAGAGAATCCGACAATAAGGGCCACAGGCAACAATATTAGCAATAAGATCGGATCAGTGGTCATAAAGGGAACTGTGACCGAAAAAATGGCAGTTGTGTGCCCTGAAGGAAACGAGTGATCCGTCAGGGGATTACGGAACGTAATTGTATCCGGCAAGGCCAGATAAGGTCTAATGCGGGGATACAATTTTTTCGCGATGGCTACAGGAATGTGGCTGATCGCAAGAGCGATACAAGCCTGGAGTCCTGTTGTGCTCCATGGGGCTGGAGCAAGCAGCCAGATTAACAAGGATATTGCAATAGAAGATGTTGCTCCACCCAGATGGGTGAAATAATACAGCCAAAAATTCATAAAACGATTATGAAGTCGGCCGTTGATCCACATAAAAACATTTCGATCATAATCTTGAAACTTTAAGAATAAACGGCTCATATTGGCCTCCTGCCAGTCAGGCCGCCCGTAATGGCGGCATTATTTCCGGTGATTTTCTGCATCCGGTTTCGTCCTGATTAGTATATAACCGTTTTTCGTGAACTTGAGGTTATTTCAGGTATATGTTTATCATATTTTTAAATGTTGTCCTTTTCAAGAAGAACCCATGTAAAGAAAGTGAAATTCATGTTAAAGAGTGGATATATACCCATCTTAACTTTTTGACTTGGGTCAACCAAAAAAGATACAATGATTCAACATGGCTGAAATGAGGTAAAAAAATGTGAGTTCTGTTTCAAACTTTTTGAGTTCTGTTTGCGTTATATGTTATAGAGCCTCTGACGAAGAATAACATGCTGATGAAAAAAGCAGGGACTTTAGAAATAAAAATCAAGTAAACGGCTGAAAATAAGATATAACAGGCATGAATGCGAGGTTGTGGTATCACGAAGTGTCTATTCAGCGTTTAAAGATCACATTTCTGCTTCAAAAAGTGGAATTGGGGTTTTGACAAATGACTGAAAAGGATACAGAATCGATAAAGCAGCCAACTGATAGCAACCAAGCTTTGAAACATTGCCTGATATATTCACGTAGTACACAAAAGAACAGGGTCATATTCTGCAGATCAAAAAAAAAATAAATTGCAGAATCAGGAAGAGAAATGCTTGAGTAAACTGGGTTTTGAAAAAAAGGGGGTAACAGAGAACGATGTTGGACGCTATATTCGTCACGATGCAGGTCATTCTGGCACTGCTAGCCGTGTACCAATTCACGTTTTCGCTGTTCGGTCTGATTAAGAAAAAGAAAAAGAAACATTATCCGGCGACAAAATCATTCGCTGTACTCGTCGCAGCACACAATGAGGAACAAGTCATTGGTGCCTTGATGGAGAACTTGAAACAACTTGATTATCCGGAAGATCTGTACGATGTGTTTGTCATCTGTGACAACTGTACGGATGGAACGGCTCAAATTGTCAGAGAGCATGGATTAAACGCCTGTGTACGTACCAATGCCGATTTAAGAGGTAAAGGGTACGCCATCGAATGGATGCTTAAGTACCTGTGGAAATTGCCACGTCAGTATGACGCAGTTGTTATGTTTGACGCGGATAACCTGGTTGACCGTAACTTCTTGCTTGAGATGAATGATGACTTGAACAATGGTTCGCGTGTTATCCAAGGATACATTGATACGAAAAATCCGGAGGATTCCTGGATTACTGCAGCTTATGGTGTATCTTACTGGTACATCAACCGTCTGTGGCAGTTGTCTCGTCATAACTTGAATATGGCGAATTTCCTCGGAGGAACCGGAATGTGCTTTGAGACCAACCTGTTGAAGGAAATTGGTTGGGGTGCAACAAGTCTGGTTGAGGATTTGGAGTTTACGATGCGCAGTGTGCAACGTAATGTGTATCCTGTTTTCAACTATGACGCCAAAGTATTTGATGAGAAGCCATTAACATTCAAAGCTTCAGCGAGACAACGTCTGCGCTGGATGCAAGGTCACTTTACAGTTGCGCGTAGATACTTCTTCCCGTTGCTATGGCAGTCCATTAAGGAAAGAAGCCTGGTGAAATTCGACCTTGCTATCTATGGAGCCAATGTCTATGTGGTGTTGCTTACGTTCCTGATGACGGCTGTGATGTGGGTAGACATGGCTATATTCAGTGGTCCGCACATTGCTAATATTTATGGATACTTCCCGCTATGGGTTGGGTTCGTGGCTATTGGTTTGAACATTCTGACGTTCCTGTTGTCCATGGCGCTGGAGAAGGTTACCTTTGCCAAAGTTTATCTATATCTGATTTTGTTTCCGATCTACCTGCTGTCTTGGTACCCGATTACGTTCTACGCTTTCTTTACGCAGAACAACAAACAGTGGAGCCACACTCAACATACACGTGTTGTACGGTTGGATGAGGTGCAAAGCAAACAAGGGTAAGGAACATGCATGCGATAATTTGTTGACATCTGATATCACAAATGTATAATTCACGAAAAATGTTGTGAAGAATGTTGACAATGTATTTCATGGGTGATATAGTATTCAAGTGCCTTAAAACGAATAGAAATGGAATCACAAGCAGAAGTCCGACTTCTCACCTGATCAACAAACATGTTGGCTGGTCAACGATCCCAATAATTTATGAAGTGTATACTCATGAAGAATTGTGTTGATTACAGGGATGTCGGTAGCTTGACCGGCATCCCTTTTATTTTTGTTTAACTGGATATTCAAAATGACCTG
Coding sequences:
- the trmB gene encoding tRNA (guanosine(46)-N7)-methyltransferase TrmB, whose product is MRLRGRKGIRENLEQQVDLVVLDPKQHKGKWSELFGNEHPIFVEFGMGKGQFISQMSYKYPEFNFIGIDMYDELVRRASEKARNAWSQADVETPPNLKLALANIEQIEEVFEPEELERIYLNFSDPWPKAKHARRRLTHPRFLKKYTELLNPKGQIHFKTDSETLFDFSLNAIADFGLQMTNISLNLHRDGLNEEHVMTEYEQKFMGKGMNIHRVEVIVGEEALREYQQTRLDKYKVREASDESGEDQEQE
- a CDS encoding AraC family transcriptional regulator yields the protein MRKRSEDSQKVFTRILIGIIISTVATLLVASTILYVNYNRIALRQVYRTDMNSLTQTSREVAKMTETAKSLSYQIYQDYTISSLLLYSKPNIYEITSAMEQLDNYRMSLPFIESIYVYNSKSNEFYISSNVRNGQQSISEIDDQGITSILQRFHDYKPFVPIPRTYQVGSTEATEVNSYTYLCYDTINDNAKLNYAVIVNIKDDWLSPNMNAVDQPGKTFIVNENGDLLSDFGDRALMKNLSSEAFMKPIMQDTEQSAYFTEKVDGEKSLITYTAPDDLGWRYVRITPYDLITSDIRSMRTHTVLFCVGLLFAGLLLSYLVSRKLYHPIDKVLVRLRVMEAERRGSLHLLRQDFLRGALQGRETVTGGMLEERMKFYGSSIDVQRTSRLVLLRIDHFTEFCETYRDETQLVKYAMMNICTETADLHYNAEAVDMGGDLITLIFNEKAENHELGQPAHHPIEELLRMMQAAVMTHLKCSISCTIGTEEDSLEDSIASYTRSAEASLHRLFMGPGCLIYTSDIMAYHAKEYAFPAGKERQLVDHLMTGKTREAKQVYADIVGETAAYPFTVFQLALSHLTMTLNHVRNTLKKNNQLTLDSVSDGLMLPVKDAEDISEVHEHFYRMFDELGSKVEEKRTLKHEELIRKINGIIERDYADPNLCLTSIADELNMSPIYVSRLYKQLTLKGLTDVINETRIAKAQHLLVETENSVADIAERTGFTNSSYFYRMFKKFNGVTPNDYRRKEFHSENF
- a CDS encoding ABC transporter permease, with protein sequence MLKELNKNKIMFLMLLPTLIFFLINSYFPMVGIYYAFTRYDFEGGLFGSPFVGLENFKFLWQSGMLLKLTTNTVGYNLAFIILGNGLAIFCAIMLSEIRGRLFKKITQSVMFLPYFISFVLLSVIAYNMFNYESGFVNTVLKRFEAGPVDIYNTPWIWVFLIIIFYLWKNLGYSMVIYLAAITGISDEYYEAARIDGANIFQRIWYITVPMLKPTFVILLLFSLGSIMKGQFDLFYQLIGNNGVLYNATDIIDTYVYRSLKVTFDIGMATAAGLYQSLFGFILIMTVNYIIRKVNEDYALF
- a CDS encoding carbohydrate ABC transporter permease is translated as MFQLISYSFIIILSIMCLLPFLLILSGSFSSNESIVRDGYHLFPTDFSLEGYKMVFKFPTQVLKAYGVTVFTTVVGTTLGLFLITMAGFVLQRKDFKYRNTFSFFIYFTTLFGGGLVPWYIMLANYFNLTDTYTVLIFPGLMTPFLIILMKNFIRSAVPDELIESAKIDGANDFRIYFSIVLKLAMPGIATVGLFLALGYWNDWFTSSLFINNPDMYQLQFYLYNTMNTITFIDQMAIGTGITLSQDVPTESTKMAMAIVVTGPILFLYPFVQRYFVKGLTIGAVKG
- a CDS encoding ABC transporter substrate-binding protein; the protein is MRMRNKTIRHLSLVLALMLFAGVLAACNNGSGGSTQGSEQGGTSGNKGEKVTLQFYMLGDAPKDLPVIESEINKLAEADLNVNVKFNYTSWTDWDQKYKLLLSSGQPIDLIFTADWTFYQSYAKKGAFLPLDEMLPTAAPALKAHVPDDMWNAVKINDKIYTVPSTWIEYVTEGIAYREDLREKYNLPKPESLETLEAYLEGIKANEPNMIPIADSNANHTHGIRQLTSKLVNTAGQLPYGLDIMYDTPSTVTSYWGSAQHLEDLKTYKRWMDKGFFPKNVLNVKDTSNSLLQNGKAAVVLSGENPNKFNADVIKVQSTHPDWKLAYFPYPNAKGFAQPVHPIHNGFAIPRSSKNPEKALAFYEKLVTDKRYNWLTEYGVEGKNFEVDNGYYKMVGDAQTNGFPREGMNGWAWRNPEFMLYDKTFDDVLTMFEDLDKIKKPDIFTGFAEDWTPYQAEKAALEQVEKQYLYPLNVGLVADVEAGLNTFMEKAKQAGLEKIQAEYTKQWQEYLESTGIQ
- a CDS encoding MGDG synthase family glycosyltransferase; translated protein: MEKKRVLLLSEGFGTGHTQAAYALSSNLRKLSPDVQTKVLELGSFLNPKVAPLIITAYKKTVTNQPKLVGYVYRHQYKKSLNRLTTLALHKLFYTHTRSVVRQLRPDAIVCTHPIPSAVISRLKRLGVQVPLCTVITDYDAHGTWINREVDLYLVSSDEVKSKLMLRGVPTDNIRVTGIPVHPNFWEHPGREEIRNRFNLKNMPTVLVMGGGWGMLSDKLVHPLLTRWHEDIQIIFCLGRNDKARISMEQNPMYRKENIHIMGYTNEVDKLMEVSDLLITKPGGMTCSEGLAKGIPMLFHNPIPGQEEENVHYFTARGLGEPITSHDVVVKWMNKLLHHYPDVVRKRKRHLAEIAKVHPMQSAQSIIDLLEDVRPSSAEEARL
- a CDS encoding phosphatase PAP2 family protein translates to MSRLFLKFQDYDRNVFMWINGRLHNRFMNFWLYYFTHLGGATSSIAISLLIWLLAPAPWSTTGLQACIALAISHIPVAIAKKLYPRIRPYLALPDTITFRNPLTDHSFPSGHTTAIFSVTVPFMTTDPILLLILLPVALIVGFSRIYLGLHYPSDVLAGATIGTLVALATVAFWS
- a CDS encoding glycosyltransferase family 2 protein, whose translation is MLDAIFVTMQVILALLAVYQFTFSLFGLIKKKKKKHYPATKSFAVLVAAHNEEQVIGALMENLKQLDYPEDLYDVFVICDNCTDGTAQIVREHGLNACVRTNADLRGKGYAIEWMLKYLWKLPRQYDAVVMFDADNLVDRNFLLEMNDDLNNGSRVIQGYIDTKNPEDSWITAAYGVSYWYINRLWQLSRHNLNMANFLGGTGMCFETNLLKEIGWGATSLVEDLEFTMRSVQRNVYPVFNYDAKVFDEKPLTFKASARQRLRWMQGHFTVARRYFFPLLWQSIKERSLVKFDLAIYGANVYVVLLTFLMTAVMWVDMAIFSGPHIANIYGYFPLWVGFVAIGLNILTFLLSMALEKVTFAKVYLYLILFPIYLLSWYPITFYAFFTQNNKQWSHTQHTRVVRLDEVQSKQG